The Chryseolinea soli genome contains a region encoding:
- a CDS encoding GTP-binding protein has translation MMRFFKEKKLPVTVLSGFLGAGKTTLLNHVLHNRDGLKVAVIVNDMSEVNVDAQLVKNEINFSRTEEKLVEMSNGCICCTLREDLIKEVGALAAQGKFDYLLIESTGISEPIPVAQTFTFDTRDQLLNLADITRLDTMVTVVDALNFFKDFGSADTVLTREMTDDMEDQRSIVSLLTDQIEFANVIVLNKTDLIDAKDLKLLEGTLRKLNPDARVIKTSFSKIDVNDILNTKLFNYEKAEQSAGWIKELNGIHTPETDEYGISSFVFREHRPFNADRLWMYIKNKWPGNVIRSKGVFWMLSRPDHALLWSQVGGASKAEVYGKWWASVPLADRAKSAAYMENQDLIQRKWNNTWGDRLNELVIIGQHLDKDKVQRELEECLCNEAEINHFQLGGKFQDQWPI, from the coding sequence ATGATGAGATTTTTTAAAGAAAAGAAATTGCCGGTAACCGTTCTCAGCGGCTTTTTAGGAGCCGGCAAGACAACCCTCCTCAATCATGTCCTTCACAACCGGGATGGATTGAAAGTAGCCGTGATCGTCAATGACATGAGCGAAGTTAATGTGGATGCTCAGCTGGTAAAGAATGAGATCAATTTTTCGCGAACGGAAGAGAAGCTGGTGGAAATGAGCAACGGTTGTATCTGTTGTACGTTACGCGAAGACCTGATCAAAGAAGTAGGTGCGTTGGCCGCGCAAGGAAAGTTTGACTACTTGCTCATCGAGAGCACCGGCATATCGGAGCCTATTCCTGTAGCACAGACCTTCACCTTCGATACCAGGGACCAACTTCTCAACCTCGCGGACATTACCCGGCTGGATACGATGGTTACGGTGGTCGACGCACTCAATTTCTTTAAAGACTTTGGGAGTGCCGATACCGTGTTGACCAGAGAAATGACCGATGATATGGAAGATCAACGCAGCATTGTAAGTTTGCTAACCGACCAAATTGAGTTTGCCAATGTAATTGTATTGAATAAGACCGATCTGATTGACGCTAAAGATCTAAAATTACTCGAAGGCACCCTGCGCAAACTAAATCCCGATGCTCGCGTCATAAAGACTTCGTTCAGTAAGATTGATGTTAATGATATTCTGAATACAAAGCTTTTCAATTACGAAAAAGCGGAACAGTCTGCCGGGTGGATCAAGGAACTGAATGGTATACACACACCGGAAACGGATGAATATGGGATTAGCTCATTTGTATTCCGTGAACATCGGCCGTTCAATGCCGATCGCCTTTGGATGTATATCAAGAACAAATGGCCTGGTAACGTCATCCGGAGCAAAGGGGTTTTCTGGATGTTGTCCCGGCCGGATCATGCCCTGCTGTGGAGCCAGGTCGGGGGGGCGTCGAAAGCGGAGGTTTATGGCAAATGGTGGGCCTCCGTTCCCCTGGCTGACCGTGCTAAAAGCGCGGCCTATATGGAAAACCAGGATCTCATTCAGCGGAAATGGAACAACACCTGGGGTGACAGGCTCAATGAACTCGTCATCATCGGTCAACACCTGGATAAGGATAAGGTACAGCGAGAATTGGAGGAGTGCCTTTGCAATGAAGCAGAGATCAACCATTTTCAGTTAGGCGGAAAATTTCAAGACCAGTGGCCAATATGA
- a CDS encoding Fur family transcriptional regulator, producing the protein MVTKRNKIIADLEIHQTSCRKEIVKIFMDHSGIAFSEGEIRDQLRGEFDRTTVYRTIKILIKKNFIHQVICDQGVLKYALSTHDKTLDDHAHFQCTDCGKVFCLTGKIENVGAPPGYVVQQQILLIKGSCKKCRYS; encoded by the coding sequence TCGCTGATCTGGAAATTCACCAGACCTCCTGTAGAAAAGAAATAGTAAAGATATTCATGGATCATTCCGGTATAGCCTTTTCGGAGGGAGAGATCAGGGATCAACTCCGTGGAGAATTCGACAGGACCACGGTTTACCGTACTATCAAAATATTGATCAAAAAGAATTTTATCCACCAGGTGATTTGCGACCAGGGAGTGTTGAAGTATGCTTTGTCAACCCACGACAAGACCCTTGATGATCATGCTCATTTTCAATGCACCGACTGCGGCAAGGTTTTTTGCCTGACCGGAAAGATTGAAAACGTAGGAGCCCCTCCTGGATATGTCGTGCAACAACAGATATTATTAATAAAGGGCAGTTGCAAAAAATGCAGGTATTCGTAG
- a CDS encoding DUF1826 domain-containing protein, which translates to MNDLALIHDPYVNFVYYKRPIDDDIELFIWYLIENDFNGISESVTPHNVAKTLAARLSNDDAHLLWKRKFMQDILNITQVFFNITKAQQIQLILKVVSDDACRKFHTDAYDLRLLCTYQGSGTEWIEDRYVNQKKLVTGSNKDIIRDFSKVKQTEPFEVAILKGEVPSRPGGKGIVHRSPAIQQLGGKRLLLRLDF; encoded by the coding sequence ATGAATGACTTAGCCTTGATCCATGATCCGTATGTAAATTTTGTCTATTACAAGCGGCCGATTGATGACGATATTGAATTATTTATCTGGTATTTGATCGAGAATGATTTTAACGGAATTAGTGAATCGGTAACTCCGCACAACGTGGCCAAAACGCTGGCAGCTCGGTTAAGTAACGATGATGCCCATCTTTTATGGAAAAGAAAATTCATGCAGGATATTCTCAACATCACGCAAGTGTTTTTTAACATCACGAAGGCACAGCAGATCCAACTAATTCTTAAAGTGGTTAGTGATGACGCTTGTCGAAAATTCCACACCGATGCCTATGATTTGCGCTTATTATGCACGTACCAGGGAAGCGGCACAGAGTGGATTGAAGATCGGTATGTAAACCAAAAAAAATTGGTCACCGGGTCCAATAAGGATATCATCCGTGACTTTTCAAAAGTGAAGCAGACTGAACCTTTTGAAGTGGCCATACTTAAAGGTGAAGTCCCCTCGCGTCCGGGCGGAAAAGGGATCGTTCATCGCTCCCCCGCTATTCAGCAACTTGGGGGAAAAAGACTTCTCTTGCGATTGGATTTTTGA
- a CDS encoding winged helix-turn-helix transcriptional regulator, whose product MNKIGGKWKVLVVYGIEMGHNRFSTLRKVIPHISKQTLINQLRELEQDRIIERTVFPEVPPRVEYKVSKYGKTMWPVIVTIQQWGLKDMRRGLKK is encoded by the coding sequence ATGAATAAGATAGGAGGCAAATGGAAAGTGTTGGTCGTATACGGAATAGAGATGGGGCATAATCGTTTTAGTACACTGCGCAAAGTGATTCCGCATATCAGCAAGCAAACGCTGATCAATCAACTCCGCGAGTTGGAGCAAGACCGTATTATCGAGCGGACCGTATTTCCAGAAGTTCCGCCAAGGGTAGAATACAAAGTCTCGAAATATGGCAAAACGATGTGGCCTGTAATAGTCACCATTCAGCAATGGGGACTAAAAGATATGAGGCGAGGGTTAAAGAAATAA
- a CDS encoding aldo/keto reductase, giving the protein MTIPDNNTYKIGNDLAVNRIGFGAMRITGEGVWGQPKNRDEAIRVLQALPGLGVNFIDTADSYGPYVSEELIAQALHPYPADMVIATKGGLERSGPNAWHINGHPDHLREALEGSLKRLKLDRIDLYQLHRIDPKVPFESTMSFLQKAQQQGLIKHIGLSEVNLATLKKAQQFVSIVSLQNRYSIVARNWEPELEYCREHHIAFIPWNPINAGDITYAAKLTKIANKHKATGQQVALSWLYHHSPNILLIPGTSKASHLAENVKAAEVKLTAEEMAELSTIE; this is encoded by the coding sequence ATGACGATCCCGGATAACAATACCTATAAGATTGGAAACGATCTTGCCGTAAATCGAATCGGTTTTGGTGCCATGCGCATCACGGGGGAAGGTGTTTGGGGCCAACCAAAAAACAGGGACGAAGCCATCCGTGTACTGCAAGCCCTTCCAGGGCTCGGCGTTAATTTCATTGACACAGCCGACAGTTATGGCCCTTATGTATCTGAAGAACTCATTGCCCAGGCACTCCATCCCTATCCTGCCGATATGGTGATCGCCACAAAGGGTGGTCTCGAGCGTTCCGGTCCCAATGCATGGCACATCAACGGTCACCCAGACCACCTGAGAGAAGCACTCGAAGGCAGCCTCAAACGACTGAAACTTGATCGCATAGACCTCTATCAATTACACAGGATAGACCCCAAAGTTCCTTTCGAATCCACGATGTCCTTTTTGCAAAAAGCGCAGCAGCAGGGCCTTATAAAACACATCGGGCTTTCAGAAGTAAACTTGGCCACATTAAAAAAAGCGCAGCAGTTCGTATCCATTGTGTCACTGCAAAACAGGTATAGTATCGTCGCGCGTAACTGGGAACCAGAGTTGGAATACTGCAGAGAACATCATATCGCCTTCATTCCCTGGAACCCTATCAATGCCGGCGATATCACCTATGCGGCAAAGCTCACCAAGATTGCCAACAAGCACAAAGCTACCGGGCAACAGGTTGCATTAAGCTGGCTGTATCATCATTCACCGAACATCCTGCTCATACCGGGCACCTCCAAAGCAAGCCATCTCGCGGAGAACGTGAAAGCGGCAGAGGTTAAGCTCACAGCAGAAGAAATGGCCGAGTTGAGCACCATTGAATAA
- a CDS encoding alpha/beta fold hydrolase, with product MKYQVNNTTLHIVDEGKHSPTLLFLHFWGGSSRTWTEVAGLLSDRYRTIRYDHRGWGESDKPDNGYDIKTLASDALALIAQLNLDSFVLVGHSMGGKVAQYVAARQPKGLRKLILVAPSPATPTIFPQEALNNMMNAYTTEAGINKTIDQVFQAGNINSTIRIRTIEDMKKHSKASRISWPNIALSEDASEGLSNINVPTLIIAGEKDVVDTPARLEHEVKDRIPGSSMVTIPQVGHLMMLQAPEPVAAFIDSFAKQ from the coding sequence ATGAAATATCAGGTAAACAACACTACCCTTCACATCGTTGACGAAGGTAAACATTCACCAACCTTGCTCTTCCTGCATTTCTGGGGAGGTTCATCAAGAACGTGGACCGAGGTCGCTGGCTTACTCAGCGATCGCTATCGCACGATAAGATATGATCACCGCGGGTGGGGTGAATCTGATAAACCGGACAACGGCTATGACATCAAAACTCTGGCCTCAGACGCTTTGGCCCTCATTGCACAATTGAATTTGGATAGTTTTGTATTGGTGGGCCATTCCATGGGAGGCAAAGTGGCACAATACGTCGCAGCGCGGCAACCGAAAGGGTTGCGCAAACTGATCCTGGTTGCACCTTCTCCCGCAACGCCTACAATCTTTCCTCAGGAAGCTCTCAATAACATGATGAATGCGTATACCACAGAGGCAGGAATAAATAAAACCATCGATCAAGTATTTCAGGCTGGCAACATCAATTCCACGATACGAATACGGACCATCGAGGATATGAAAAAGCATAGCAAGGCTTCGAGAATAAGTTGGCCTAACATCGCCCTGTCGGAAGATGCCTCCGAAGGGCTCAGCAACATCAATGTCCCTACGCTCATTATTGCCGGCGAAAAAGATGTGGTGGATACTCCGGCAAGATTAGAACACGAAGTAAAAGACCGAATACCCGGCTCTTCCATGGTAACTATCCCGCAAGTGGGGCACTTAATGATGCTACAAGCACCTGAACCGGTAGCCGCTTTTATAGACAGTTTTGCCAAACAGTAG
- a CDS encoding alpha/beta fold hydrolase, protein MSNPILAYKDAPTEYIEVDGIRYAYRSLGMPSGSPIVCLQHFTGTLDNWDPIIMDGLSRERHVITIDNSGIGNSEGITPDNVEAMTLDVLKVINALGVKQCDLLGFSLGGFVAQMIATKKPDILRKIILVGTAPQGTKALHSFPQLAEKAFQLNNPMESFLFIFATKSEKSRSKLTATLQRLMERKQDRDKNTSLPSVQAQIKALTRWGTDPVTIKLEEIQQPVLIIQGSHDNMMDSASSQELFRQIPNALLNYYPDSAHGSFFQYPELFVEQANYFLNTFE, encoded by the coding sequence ATGAGCAACCCAATCTTAGCATACAAAGATGCGCCAACCGAGTATATCGAGGTGGATGGAATTCGCTATGCTTACCGGTCATTAGGCATGCCATCCGGATCTCCCATCGTCTGTTTACAACACTTTACGGGCACATTGGACAATTGGGACCCGATCATTATGGATGGCCTTTCCCGCGAAAGGCATGTTATTACTATTGACAACAGCGGCATCGGTAATTCAGAAGGGATAACGCCCGACAACGTGGAGGCCATGACGCTGGATGTTCTAAAGGTCATCAACGCCCTAGGCGTGAAACAGTGTGATTTGCTTGGCTTTTCGTTAGGTGGTTTTGTCGCGCAAATGATCGCCACGAAGAAGCCAGACATCTTGCGCAAAATTATCCTGGTGGGAACAGCGCCACAGGGGACGAAGGCTTTGCATTCATTCCCGCAGTTGGCGGAAAAAGCATTTCAATTGAACAACCCCATGGAAAGCTTTCTCTTTATTTTTGCGACCAAATCTGAAAAAAGCAGGTCAAAACTGACGGCCACACTTCAGCGATTGATGGAAAGAAAGCAAGACCGCGACAAAAATACCAGTCTGCCTTCGGTGCAGGCGCAAATCAAGGCGCTCACACGATGGGGAACCGATCCCGTCACGATAAAGCTTGAAGAAATCCAACAACCTGTCCTGATCATACAAGGCAGCCATGACAACATGATGGACAGCGCTTCGTCACAGGAACTTTTCAGGCAAATCCCCAATGCACTTCTCAATTATTATCCTGATTCCGCGCATGGGTCATTTTTTCAGTATCCTGAGTTATTTGTGGAACAGGCCAATTATTTTTTGAATACTTTTGAATAA
- a CDS encoding nuclear transport factor 2 family protein: MNPKELALKAITDVFVRKDITAFDKYFSKDYKQHNPFIPNGTEALKQFLPTLPKNFKYEPGVITDHGNMVMIHGRYENWNGKNMIAVDIFKIEDGKLVEHWDVMQEEVLPSQSANGNAMFPII; this comes from the coding sequence ATGAATCCTAAAGAGCTGGCGTTAAAAGCCATTACGGATGTTTTTGTCCGCAAGGACATCACGGCATTTGATAAGTACTTTTCCAAAGATTACAAACAGCACAATCCGTTCATCCCGAATGGCACGGAAGCGCTAAAACAATTTCTCCCTACGTTGCCTAAGAATTTCAAATACGAACCTGGAGTAATCACCGATCACGGAAATATGGTCATGATTCACGGACGGTATGAAAACTGGAATGGCAAGAACATGATCGCAGTAGATATTTTTAAGATAGAGGACGGCAAACTCGTGGAACACTGGGATGTCATGCAGGAAGAAGTTTTGCCTTCCCAATCAGCCAATGGAAATGCTATGTTCCCAATTATTTGA
- a CDS encoding alpha/beta fold hydrolase, with translation MSENNLPNIGAVATAEIDGLAIRYARSGASKGMPILLTAPWPESIYAFYHLAPRLAATHRVIIVDLPGFGLSQSRADVMAPEAMGDFVIKLLKYFGFSRVHAVAPDVGTPAVLFAASKQQELFESLVIGGAAMKPDLAGGALKDLIHSPEGYLANAGADGVKPYLEQAALLTPAAIIEDFRAASAGRRLEEATQFVRGYIHDLPKLEPLLLNVKTPSLILSGKHDAIVPPVNLQFLADRLPNNRHLLLEAEHRLWEEAADEYNKTIVSWLDGDYRSLLRAL, from the coding sequence ATGAGCGAAAACAATTTACCAAACATTGGTGCTGTGGCGACAGCCGAGATTGACGGATTAGCCATTCGATATGCACGGTCCGGCGCATCGAAAGGCATGCCTATTCTTCTTACTGCGCCATGGCCAGAAAGTATTTACGCATTTTATCACTTGGCACCACGGCTTGCCGCCACACATCGTGTTATAATCGTTGACCTACCAGGTTTCGGTCTCTCACAAAGTCGTGCTGATGTCATGGCGCCAGAAGCGATGGGGGATTTTGTCATAAAGCTTCTCAAATATTTCGGCTTCAGCCGCGTGCATGCCGTCGCACCTGACGTGGGTACACCTGCCGTTTTGTTTGCTGCTTCGAAACAGCAAGAACTTTTTGAGAGCCTGGTCATTGGCGGTGCCGCGATGAAACCTGATCTTGCCGGAGGTGCTTTGAAAGACCTTATTCATTCGCCCGAGGGCTATCTGGCCAACGCCGGGGCCGATGGCGTGAAACCCTACCTGGAGCAAGCGGCGCTATTGACGCCCGCCGCCATCATTGAAGACTTTCGGGCTGCGTCTGCTGGCCGGCGTCTTGAAGAGGCGACCCAGTTTGTACGGGGATATATTCACGATCTTCCTAAACTGGAACCGCTGTTGCTCAATGTGAAAACGCCGTCATTGATCCTATCAGGAAAGCATGATGCCATCGTGCCGCCGGTAAATCTTCAATTTCTGGCAGATCGATTGCCGAACAATCGCCACTTGCTGCTTGAGGCAGAACATCGCCTTTGGGAAGAGGCCGCCGATGAGTATAATAAGACCATTGTCTCGTGGCTTGATGGAGACTATCGCTCGCTTCTAAGGGCTTTGTGA